The following coding sequences are from one Capsicum annuum cultivar UCD-10X-F1 chromosome 3, UCD10Xv1.1, whole genome shotgun sequence window:
- the LOC107862935 gene encoding pentatricopeptide repeat-containing protein At5g27270, whose protein sequence is MEALQSSFLYSTPLKSPSPKPHNKPKPTIFSCSITPDPWTLSDPNNNKNLNKPKPKSKHPKNQLSDDNARRIIKAKAKYLSTLRRNQGSQALTPKWIKRTPEQMVQYLEDDRNGHLYGKHVVAAIKRVRSLSGKADGSYDMREVMGSFVTKLSFREMCVVLKEQKGWRQVRDFFAWMKLQLTYRPSVIVYTIVLRAYGQVGKIKLAEQTFLEMLEVGCEPDEVSCGTMLCAYARWGRHKAMISFFSAVQERGITLSTAVFNFMLSSLQKRSLHENVINIWKQMTEKGVEPNHFTFTVVISSLVKEGRAEVAFKTFNQMKSLRFIPEEATYSLLISLISKSGDYDDAFRLYEDMRSHGIIPSNFTCASLLTMYYRKEDYPKALALFEEMERYDIKIDEVIYGLLIRIYGKLGLYEDAQKTFEDVKKLGVISNEKTYTTMAQVHLNAGNIEEALNIMDEMKSKNISFSNFCYGILLRCHIAKEDLASAEAVFQALSKMQIPECGFCKDMLNLYMRLGLTEKAKDFIFQIRKIQVEFDEELLKTVLKVFCIEGMVRAAVQLIQEFSASKTFEESVFAETFSLAIHGNDRFNATEIASNPLNQPGAIAFELALILFIADGNTLKAEETLKLLLKTANGLSVASQLIRKFTKEGDISKAENLYKLLMKLGRKPEDVASASLIHFYGKQKNLRKALNVFASVADSSRTRSLLYNSIVDSYNRCDKQEEAYIFYKEEMEKGHVLGPVAISMLVNGLSNCGRYTEAEDIIHNSLRANSELDTVAYNTFIKAMLDAGKLQFATRVYEHMLSSGVAPSIQTYNTMISVYGRGRNLDKAVKTFDMVQKMGISLDEKAYTNLICYYGKAGKYDEASILFVKMKEAGIKPGQVSCNVMINIYAAAGLYQEAEVLMHSMRSNGCKPDPLTYLALMRAYTKGAECSEAEKAIDSMQKEGIPPSCAHFNVLLSGYAKGGLIGEVERIYKNITNAGLEPDLESNRIMLRCYMDYGHVEEGISFSEQISKSIEPDRFIMSAAVHLYRSAGAELKAEGVLGSMNSFGIPFLENLEVGSRLKAN, encoded by the exons ATGGAAGCTCTACAATCTTCATTCCTTTATTCAACTCCATTAAAATCCCCTTCCCCCAAACCCCACAATAAACCCAAACCCACCATATTCTCCTGCTCCATCACACCCGACCCATGGACACTAAGCGacccaaacaacaacaaaaacctaaACAAACCAAAACCCAAATCAAAGCATCCCAAAAATCAACTTTCAGACGACAACGCTCGTCGCATTATCAAAGCCAAAGCCAAATATTTAAGCACCTTAAGGCGTAACCAAGGGTCACAAGCTTTGACGCCCAAATGGATTAAACGGACGCCTGAACAAATGGTGCAGTATTTGGAAGACGATAGAAATGGGCATTTGTATGGGAAGCATGTTGTTGCGGCTATTAAGAGAGTTAGGAGTCTTTCCGGTAAAGCTGATGGGTCTTATGATATGAGGGAAGTGATGGGTTCTTTTGTTACCAAGCTTAGTTTTAGAGAAATGTGTGTTGTGCTTAAAGAACAAAAGGGTTGGCGACAAGTTAGGGATTTCTTCGCTTGGATGAAATTACAG TTAACCTACCGGCCAAGTGTCATTGTCTATACAATTGTTCTCCGTGCATATGGCCAAGTTGGGAAAATCAAGCTAGCTGAGCAGACCTTTTTAGAAATGCTTGAAGTGGGGTGTGAACCTGATGAAGTTTCTTGTGGTACCATGTTGTGTGCTTATGCTCGGTGGGGACGTCACAAAGCTATGATCTCCTTCTTTTCTGCTGTTCAGGAAAGGGGAATTACACTTTCAACCGCAGTTTTTAATTTCATGCTGTCATCTTTACAGAAAAGATCACTTCATgaaaatgttataaatatatgGAAACAGATGACTGAGAAAGGGGTTGAGCCGAATCATTTTACTTTTACAGTTGTTATCAGCTCACTTGTCAAAGAAGGTCGTGCCGAAGTCGCTTTTAAGACTTTTAATCAGATGAAGAGTTTAAGGTTCATCCCGGAGGAGGCAACTTATAGCCTTCTCATCAGTCTGATTTCAAAGAGTGGTGACTATGATGATGCTTTCAGGCTTTACGAAGATATGAGATCACATGGGATAATCCCGAGCAACTTTACATGTGCTTCACTTTTGACAATGTATTACAGAAAAGAGGATTATCCCAAAGCACTTGCTCTCTTTGAGGAGATGGAAAGGTATGACATCAAAATAGATGAAGTCATATATGGCTTGCTTATCAGAATATATGGCAAGCTTGGTCTCTATGAAGATGCTCAAAAGACTTTTGAAGACGTTAAGAAGTTGGGTGTGATAAGTAACGAGAAAACCTATACAACAATGGCTCAAGTCCATCTAAATGCTGGAAATATTGAGGAAGCACTGAATATAATGGATGAAATGAAGTCAAAAAACATCTCATTTTCAAATTTCTGTTATGGTATCTTATTGAGGTGCCATATTGCGAAGGAAGACTTGGCATCTGCTGAAGCTGTGTTTCAGGCTCTCTCTAAGATGCAAATTCCTGAGTGTGGTTTTTGCAAAGACATGCTCAATTTGTACATGAGACTCGGTTTAACTGAGAAAGCAAAAGATTTTATTTTCCAGATAAGGAAAATTCAAGTCGAATTTGATGAGGAACTTCTCAAGACAGTGCTGAAAGTTTTTTGCATTGAAGGAATGGTCAGAGCTGCAGTGCAGTTGATACAAGAGTTCAGTGCCAGCAAAACATTTGAAGAATCTGTATTTGCAGAGACTTTTTCTTTAGCTATTCACGGAAATGATAGATTTAATGCAACCGAAATTGCTTCCAATCCTTTGAACCAACCAGGTGCTATTGCTTTTGAGCTTGCCCTTATCCTCTTTATAGCAGATGGAAATACACTGAAGGCAGAAGAAACACTAAAACTGTTGCTTAAAACTGCAAATGGCCTGTCTGTTGCTAGTCAGCTTATCAGAAAATTCACCAAAGAAG GTGACATTTCAAAGGCGGAAAACCTTTATAAACTGTTAATGAAACTGGGTAGAAAACCAGAGGATGTTGCTAGTGCATCCTTGATCCATTTTTATGGGAAGCAGAAGAATTTGAGAAAAGCTCTAAATGTCTTTGCATCTGTTGCGGACTCTTCCAGGACGCGAAGTCTTTTATACAATTCTATAGTTGATTCATATAATAGATGTGACAAACAAGAGGAAGCTTACATATTTTACAAGGAAGAGATGGAGAAAGGGCATGTTTTGGGTCCAGTTGCTATTAGCATGCTAGTGAATGGTTTAAGTAATTGTG GGAGATATACTGAAGCGGAGGACATTATTCACAATTCTCTGCGTGCTAATTCAGAGCTTGATACTGTGGCTTATAATACATTTATCAAGGCAATGCTAGATGCAG GTAAATTACAATTCGCAACCAGAGTTTATGAGCACATGCTCTCCTCGGGTGTTGCTCCATCAATTCAAACATACAACACCATGATTAG TGTATATGGACGAGGAAGAAACCTGGATAAAGCTGTGAAGACttttgatatggttcagaagatGGGGATTTCCTTGGATGAAAAGGCTTATACCAACTTGATATGTTATTACGGAAAGGCTG GGAAATATGATGAAGCGTCTATTCTATTTGTCAAAATGAAGGAAGCTGGGATAAAACCTGGTCAG GTGAGCTGCAATGTTATGATCAATATATATGCTGCTGCCGGACTTTATCAAGAAGCTGAAGTCCTCATGCACAGCATGCGGAGCAATGGTTGTAAACCTGACCCCTTGACCTATCTTGCACTGATGAGAGCATATACAAAGGGAGCAGAGTGCTCAGAGGCGGAAAAAGCCATCGACTCCATGCAGAAAGAAGGAATTCCCCCTTCCTGTGCTCATTTTAACGTATTGCTATCAGGTTATGCAAAAGGGGGATTAATCGGAGAAGTAGAAAGGATTTATAAAAATATCACGAATGCTGGACTAGAACCTGATCTAGAGTCTAATCGTATTATGCTTCGATGTTACATGGACTATGGTCATGTAGAGGAAGGCATCTCCTTCTCCGAACAAATCTCCAAGTCCATAGAACCTGACCGGTTTATAATGAGTGCAGCTGTGCATTTGTACAGGTCCGCGGGTGCAGAACTCAAAGCAGAAGGGGTGTTAGGGTCTATGAACAGTTTTGGAATTCCCTTCTTGGAGAATCTTGAAGTTGGATCAAGATTGAAAGCTAACTGA